DNA from Frateuria edaphi:
GCAGATCACCCCGCGCGTGCTGACAGCTGCGGTCACCGACCCGGATCCTGCGGTGGCCAAGCGCGCATTCGACGCCATGATGACGATGACGAAGATCGACATTGCCGCGATCGAGGCAGCCCGCCGCGCGATGGCCTGAGCGGCGCGCGCGTCAGCGGCAAATCGCACGATGAGCTGATCAAGCGCAACGTCCCGCAGTACAACAGCGCGCATTACATGACCCGACCCGCACGGGCGGCGGCGGGCAGCGCGACCGGCAGATCGGCCGCCAGGCCACCCGCGTCACCCTGCAGAACAACAAGCTCTCCTGATCGCACGAAGGGCAAGGATGCCCTTGTCCGCCTGTCATGCTGCGGATGCCGGCATCTGCGCCGACCAGACCGCCCTTTTCCGGCCGGCTCCTTTTCGCCGGTCCGCGGCAAGTCGGGTTGTTGTGCCCGCTTTCCGGCGACGTCCCGTTCAGTCGTTCGGGCCACAGGGCCCGCCGCCAAACGGGCCAGGTGGCATCCGCGCGGACGTGGCGCCGGAGCACGCCTCGGGTGGGCCGATGCGCGCGGCGGCGACGATCGGGAACCGACTTCGCCGGCGGCTGTTGAACCTGTGTTCACAAAAACATTTGCTTCGGGACGCAACAGACACTACTGTGCCCGGGCTGGGTTTCAAGGGTCACGCGAACTGTGGCCCGATGCTGTAGAGAGCAGTTCCACTACACCGTTGCACCCGTTTCCTCCTTGTAACCAGCTACCCCGCCGCACTTCGCGGCTTTTTCATCCGTTCCAAGGAGATACAACGATGTCGCAGACCGAAACCGGTACCGTCAAGTGGTTCAACGATGCCAAGGGCTTTGGCTTCATCAGCCGCGCCAGCGGCGATGACGTGTTCGTGCACTTCCGCTCGATCACGTCCTCGGGCTTCAAGAGCCTGCAGGAAGGCCAGAAGGTGTCCTTCGTCGTGACCCAGGGCCCGAAGGGCCTGCAGGCCGACCAGGTGCAGCCGCTCTAAGGCTTTCGCCCGTTCCAGAAAAAGCCCGGCCTTGCGCCGGGCTTTTTTTTGCGTCTCTGTGGCGCTTTCAGGCGGCACCGCTCACTTCGGGGAAACGTTGTCCGACCGGTCGTCGGGCTTGTCACCCTCGCGTACGGGACGCTTCTTGGACTGCTTGGCGTCCTGCTGCTTCTTTTTGGCGAGTTCGCGCTGACGCTTTTCGAACGCATAGTTGATCTTGGCCAATCGGGGAGTCCTCTCGGGGCTGGGATGGAAATGACCGCCACCGTCGCGACGCGTGTGTCGCGGGCGATGTGCGCCGGGCGCTGAGCCGGCGCAAAAAGCGGAATCGTCGTTGCGGATGAGTAGGCTGGTACTTCTGCCAATTCCGCAGCCGTGGGGCGACGGAAGGAAACGCGGCGGAGGGCCGCCGGGCGGCCAGGACGAGCGTACACGGGTGCAGAGGGCGAACGGCCATCCTACACCCTCACGCCTGCCGCGATGTCTGGGCGGCCCGGCCCTGTCCCGTCCGCATCGCCGATTGATGCGATCATGGCGAATGACCGACTTCACCACGCTCCCCCTCAAGCCCGCCCTGCTCGCCAGCCTGGAAACGCACGGCTACGCCGAGATGACTCCCGTGCAGGCGCAGAGCCTTCCCCCGATCCTCGCCGGACGCGACGTGATCGCCCAGGCGCGCACTGGCAGTGGCAAGACCGCTGCGTTCGGCCTGGGGCTTTTGCAGGCGTTGGATGTGGACACCATCCGGCTGCAGGCACTGGTGCTATGCCCCACCCGCGAACTCGCCGACCAGGTAAGCAAGGCGATCCGCCGGCTCGCCGCCAGTCTCCCCAACGTCAAGCTGCTGACCCTGTGCGGCGGCATGCCGCTCGGGCCCCAGCTGGCCTCGCTCACCCACGATCCGCACATCGTGGTGGGCACGCCCGGCCGCGTGCAGGAACACCTCAAGCGCGGCAGCCTGCACGGTGGCGGCATCAAGACACTGGTGCTGGACGAGGCCGACCGCATGCTCGACATGGGTTTCGGGGAAGCCATCGACGACATCGTCGGCCGCATCGCGAAACATCACCAGACGCTGCTGTTCTCGGCCACGTATCCGGAAGCGATCCGCACCACCAGTCGGCGGCTGCAGAAGGAACCGGTGGAAGTCACCGTGGAGACGCCGGCCGAGGCCGCGCCGGCCATCGAGCAGCAGTTCGTGGAAGTCGAGCCCGCGCAGAAGCCCGACGCGCTCGCCCAACTGCTCGGCCGCGACCGCGACCAGCATGCGCTGGTCTTCTGCAACATGCGCCGCGACGTCGACACCGTGGCGCAGGAGCTGGACCGTCGCGGCTTCTCCGCACTGGCCCTGCACGGCGACATGGAGCAGCGCGACCGCGATGAAGTGCTCGTGCGCTTCGCCAACCGCAGTTGCAGCGTGCTGGTGGCCACGGACGTCGCAGCGCGCGGCCTGGACATCGTCGCGCTGCCGCTGGTGGTCAGTTACGACATCGCGCACGACCCGGACACACACACGCACCGTATCGGGCGCACCGGACGCGCGGGCCAGTCGGGCGTCGCGATCACCCTGTGCACGCCGCGCGAGCGACCCAAGGCCGAGAACATCGAACAGGCATTGGGCGAGTCCCTGCCCTGGCGAGCGCTCAAGCTGGCCCCGCCACGCGGCAAGACCTTGCACCTTGCGCCAATGAAGACCCTGGTCATCGATGCCGGTCGCCAGGACAAGCTGCGTCCCGGCGACATCCTTGGCGCGCTCACCGGCGACGCCGGCCTCAAGGCCGACGACATCGGCAAGATCGACGTCTTCGCCACCCGCGCGTACGTCGCCATCACCCGCGCGCTGGCCAACAAGGCGCTCGAGCACCTGCGCGCCGGCAAGATCAAGGGGCGCAACTTCCGCGTGCGCCCGCTGGGGTGAAAAACCTGGCAGCGCCAGCACGGCCGGTTCGAGGGTCGACCGCGGTCGCGGGCCTGCGCGGCGATGGTTCACGGCCACGCGCAGCGACGCAGCTCGCAGTCATGCCCGACCGTTCATAATGGACAGTTCCCACTGACCGCCCGCCCCTACGCATGAAAACTCCCACCGGCTTGCAGGAGCTGATCGACGACGGCGTCATCGACGAAGTCCTGCGCCCGCTCAAGAGCGGCAAGGAAGCTTCCGTCTATGTCGTGCGCTCGGGCGACCAGGTGCGTTGCGCCAAGGTCTACAAGGACATGGCCCAGCGCAGCTTCCAGCAGCGCGTGCAATACCAGGAAGGTCGCAAGGTGCGCGGCAGCCGGCAGGCGCGCGCGATCGGCAAGGCCAGCAAGTTCGGCCGCAAGGAAGCCGAAGCCGCCTGGAAGAATGCCGAAGTGGACGCGCTCTACCTGCTGGCCGACGCCGGCGTGCGCGTGCCGCAACCCTACGGTTACTTCAACGGCGTGCTGGTGATGGAGCTGGTCACCGACGCCGATGGCCAGTCGGCCCCGCGACTGGGCGAGGTTGAGCTCTCCGCCGACACCGCCCGCGACTACCACCGCATCCTTATCCGCCAGGTAGTGCGCATGCTTTGCGTCGGCCTGATCCACGGCGATCTTTCTCCGTACAACGTGCTGGTGGCGCCCGACGGCCCGGTGATCATCGACCTGCCCCAGGTGGTCAGCGCATCCGGCAACAACGCCGCGCGCACGATGCTGCGGCGGGACGTGAGCAACCTCACCATCAATCTGTCGCGCTTCGCACCCGACCTGCTCGACACGTACTACGCCGAGGAAATGTGGGCGCTGTTCGAACAGGGCGAACTGCAGCCCGAAAGCGAGCTGACCGGCCGCTTCGCGTTCGATGAGAGCGCGGTCGACGTGGACAGCGTGATGCAGTCCATCATCGACGCGCGCGAGGAAGCACTCATCCGCCAGCAAGGGCGAGAAGCTGCGATGGCCGAAGACTGATTTGGCTGGCAGCAGGCATCGCGAACATCGCTTGACCGGCTCCTCACCGCAACGTAAGGCCCGTTGAGGGATGGTGGCCCAGCACGGTGAACAGCCGTGCTGTCCCATCTATCCCGGAGATCGGAAATGCCCAATAGCAATGACAACCGTGGTGGTTCGCACGAGCAGCACGTCAAGGCAGGCGAACAGAGCCACAAGAACGACGACAGGTCGAAGTCGGCCAGCAGCAGCTCGTCCGGCGGCAATCGCGGCAACCAGAGCGGAAGCCAGAGCGGAAGCCAGGGCGGCAGCCACGAGCAGCATGTGAAAGCGGGCGAGCAGAGCCACAAGAACAGCTGACCCAACACTCCAGCAACGATGCATGGAGGGGCGCTACGGCGCCCCTCGGCATATCCGCGTTGCAACGGAGCGACCCAGCGCTCCTCTCCTTCCACTCGTGCCGTACTTCAGAAGTCGACCGTGCGACAAGCCGCGAGCGCTTTCATGGCGCCTTGTACGCGCACCTGCATAATGCTCATCGCAGTGAAGCCCCCTCCCGCGCGGCTGTCGCATAGGCCACGCGCCGTTAAGGCTAAGCTCGCGATTCCCACGAGCGGAGATGGCCCATGCGGATCCTCATCACCGGCGGAACCGGCCTGGTCGGTCAAGGCGTGCTTCGCGAGTGCCTGCGTGCCCCGGACGTGACGCAGGTGGTCGCGCTGGGCCGACACCCCACCGGCATCCACAATGCCCGGCTGGAGGAACTGTCCTGCCCGGATTTCGCGCAGGTGGAATCGCTCGGCGATCGGCTGGCAGGGTTCGACGCGTGCCTCTACTGCGCCGGCGCACCTCTGGTGGGGATCACCGCGGAGGCCTATCGCCATGTCACGCTGACGCTGACCTCGAAGGTGGCCGAGGCCTTCGCCAGGTACAACCCCCGTGGCCGCTTCCTGTACATCTCCGGGGCCTACTCGGACCCCGGTAGTCGCATGATGGTGGCAAGGGCCAAGGGCGAAACCGAGCGCGCCCTTGCCGCCTTGCCGATCACTACCGTGATGCTCCGGCCGGGTGGCATCCGCCCGGTGGAAGGCATCCGTTCCCCGCACAAGCAGCTGGACCTGTTGTACCGGCTCGGATCGCCTGCGCTGGCCCTGGCCGTGCGCCTGCTGCCTGGCCAGATGACCACGACCGCCCGCGTGGGCCGGGCCATGCTCGCCCTGGCGCGTGATCCGTCGCCGCCCCCGATAGTGGAGAACGACGCGATCAATCGCCTCGGGCGCGAGCCTTCGCCAACGGGAACGGCGCCCAAGCCCGTTCCCTGAAAAGCAACCCCGGTTCCATCACCAGATCCGCACGCGATCCTGCGGGGCACGCCACATGGGCTGGCCGGGCTTCACGTCGAACGCCTGGTAGAACGCGGGAATGTTCGACATCGGGCCGAGCACGCGCCACTTTGCCGGGGCATGCACATCCGACAGCAGGCGCTGGCGCAGTCGCTGCTCGCGCTGCTGGCTCATCCAGCCCAGCGCATAGCCGAGGAAATAGCGCTGGGTCGGCGTCAGGCCGCCGATCTTCCCGCTCTTCTTGAACTGCGCCGTCTTCTCGAAAGCTTCCAGCCCGAGCAGTACGCCGCCGTAGTCGGCGATGTTCTCGCCCAGGCTGGCCTTGCCGTTGATGTGCAGGCCGGGCAGCGGTTCGTAGGCATTGAACTGCTTGACCATCACTTCCGCCGCGGCGTTGAAGCGCGCCGCATCCTGCGCCGTCCACCAGCCGGACAGGTTGCCCTGTGCGTCGTACTGGCGGCCCTGGTCGTCGAACCCGTGGGTGATCTCGTGGCCGATGGTGCTGGCGGCGACATAGCCGTAGGCGACCGCATCGTCCACCTGGTCATCGGGCACGCCCGGCACCATGAAGATCGCCGCCGGCAGCACGATCTCGTTGTTCGACGGGTTGTAGTAGGCGTTGTAGGTCTGCGGGGTCATGTCCCATTCGGTGCGGTCGACCGGCTTGCCGAACTTCGCCAGGTTGTCCTGGAACTGCCAGCGCCGCGCCGCCATGACGTTCGCCGCATAGGAATCGCGTCCCACGACCAGCGCCGAATAGTCCTTCCACTTGTCCGGATAGCCGACCTTGGGCGTGACCGCGGCGAGCTTGGCCAGCGCCTTGGCCCGGGTTTGGGGACTCATCCAGTCGAGCCGTTCGATGCGGTCATGGAAGGTGCTGCGGATCGCCTCGACCATCGCCGTGTAGCGCTGCTTCGACGCCACCGGGAAATACTGCCTGACGAAGATGCGCCCGAGCACCATGCCCATGGCGTCGTTTTCTTCGTCCAGCGCCCGCTTCCAGCGCGGGCGCTGCTCCTGCTGGCCAGACATCGCACGGCCGTGGAAGTCGAAGTGCGCTTCATCCAATGCGGTGGACAGGAACGGCGCGTAGCCGTCGACCAGGTGGTAGCGCAGGTAATCCTTGATTACCGGCAGCGGCGTCTCGCGCAGCAGGCGGTCCTCGGCGGCGAAGAACTCCGGCTGGCCGACGATCACGTAGGTCGGGTGGATGCCCCAGGCCGCGAGCCGCTCGCTCCAGTCGATGGACGGCGTGACCTTGGCGGTGAAATCCGCCGGCGCCATCTTGTGGTAGTTCTTCTCCGGGTCGCGCAGGTCCTCGAGCTTGCGCGAGGCCTTGGCCAGCGCCGTCTCGAACGCCATCACCTGCGTCGCCGCCGCCCTGGCCGCGACCGGGTTGCGACCGAGCAACGTGAACGTGCGCGCGAGGTGCTCGACGTAGGCGGCGCGGATCTTCGCCACGCCCGCTTCGGGGTTGAAGTAGAAGTCGCGGTTGGGCAGGCCCAGCCCGCCCTGGTGGATCTGCACCGCCATCGTCGCGCTGTCCTTGTCGTCCTGCGCGATGCCGATGCGGAACAGCGCGCCGGCGCCGACCGGCTTGGACGCGAACACCGCATCGAGCACGCCAGCGGGCGAGGAAATCGCGTCGATGCGCGCCAGCTCGGCATCCAGCGGATGCAG
Protein-coding regions in this window:
- a CDS encoding cold-shock protein, whose amino-acid sequence is MSQTETGTVKWFNDAKGFGFISRASGDDVFVHFRSITSSGFKSLQEGQKVSFVVTQGPKGLQADQVQPL
- a CDS encoding NAD-dependent epimerase/dehydratase family protein, yielding MRILITGGTGLVGQGVLRECLRAPDVTQVVALGRHPTGIHNARLEELSCPDFAQVESLGDRLAGFDACLYCAGAPLVGITAEAYRHVTLTLTSKVAEAFARYNPRGRFLYISGAYSDPGSRMMVARAKGETERALAALPITTVMLRPGGIRPVEGIRSPHKQLDLLYRLGSPALALAVRLLPGQMTTTARVGRAMLALARDPSPPPIVENDAINRLGREPSPTGTAPKPVP
- a CDS encoding M13 family metallopeptidase, with amino-acid sequence MTRLAISLRTTMLSAALAFASTGALAADATPHQDFLAAHIDTSVDPGVDFFQYANGAWLKAHPIPASEATWGIGNEVDDELYARLRGISESAAKQPAEPGSDTQKIGDFWATAMDVAKADRLGLHPLDAELARIDAISSPAGVLDAVFASKPVGAGALFRIGIAQDDKDSATMAVQIHQGGLGLPNRDFYFNPEAGVAKIRAAYVEHLARTFTLLGRNPVAARAAATQVMAFETALAKASRKLEDLRDPEKNYHKMAPADFTAKVTPSIDWSERLAAWGIHPTYVIVGQPEFFAAEDRLLRETPLPVIKDYLRYHLVDGYAPFLSTALDEAHFDFHGRAMSGQQEQRPRWKRALDEENDAMGMVLGRIFVRQYFPVASKQRYTAMVEAIRSTFHDRIERLDWMSPQTRAKALAKLAAVTPKVGYPDKWKDYSALVVGRDSYAANVMAARRWQFQDNLAKFGKPVDRTEWDMTPQTYNAYYNPSNNEIVLPAAIFMVPGVPDDQVDDAVAYGYVAASTIGHEITHGFDDQGRQYDAQGNLSGWWTAQDAARFNAAAEVMVKQFNAYEPLPGLHINGKASLGENIADYGGVLLGLEAFEKTAQFKKSGKIGGLTPTQRYFLGYALGWMSQQREQRLRQRLLSDVHAPAKWRVLGPMSNIPAFYQAFDVKPGQPMWRAPQDRVRIW
- the dbpA gene encoding ATP-dependent RNA helicase DbpA, whose translation is MTDFTTLPLKPALLASLETHGYAEMTPVQAQSLPPILAGRDVIAQARTGSGKTAAFGLGLLQALDVDTIRLQALVLCPTRELADQVSKAIRRLAASLPNVKLLTLCGGMPLGPQLASLTHDPHIVVGTPGRVQEHLKRGSLHGGGIKTLVLDEADRMLDMGFGEAIDDIVGRIAKHHQTLLFSATYPEAIRTTSRRLQKEPVEVTVETPAEAAPAIEQQFVEVEPAQKPDALAQLLGRDRDQHALVFCNMRRDVDTVAQELDRRGFSALALHGDMEQRDRDEVLVRFANRSCSVLVATDVAARGLDIVALPLVVSYDIAHDPDTHTHRIGRTGRAGQSGVAITLCTPRERPKAENIEQALGESLPWRALKLAPPRGKTLHLAPMKTLVIDAGRQDKLRPGDILGALTGDAGLKADDIGKIDVFATRAYVAITRALANKALEHLRAGKIKGRNFRVRPLG
- a CDS encoding PA4780 family RIO1-like protein kinase; protein product: MKTPTGLQELIDDGVIDEVLRPLKSGKEASVYVVRSGDQVRCAKVYKDMAQRSFQQRVQYQEGRKVRGSRQARAIGKASKFGRKEAEAAWKNAEVDALYLLADAGVRVPQPYGYFNGVLVMELVTDADGQSAPRLGEVELSADTARDYHRILIRQVVRMLCVGLIHGDLSPYNVLVAPDGPVIIDLPQVVSASGNNAARTMLRRDVSNLTINLSRFAPDLLDTYYAEEMWALFEQGELQPESELTGRFAFDESAVDVDSVMQSIIDAREEALIRQQGREAAMAED